The following are encoded in a window of Acidicapsa ligni genomic DNA:
- a CDS encoding phosphocholine-specific phospholipase C, with protein MPTDRRTFLQLLTTGAMSAAFPASIAKALSIPANNRTGTIEDVEHIVILMQENRAFDHYFGTLRGVRGYGDPRAVNLPSGDPVWYQPNPSGGYTLPFHPGAPDLGLQFIQDLAHDWTTTHGAWNEGNHDQWVPQKGTTTMAHLNRSDIPFHYALADAFTICDAYHCSLLGPTDPNRYYMWTGWVGNDGKNGGPVIDNAEAGYDWSTYPERLVKAGVSWKIYQDQGEGLNAANSWGWTGDNAYIGNYGDNSLLYFHQYQNSQPGSPLYQAALTGTDILTGGTLFDEFRKDVATNKLPKVSYIVAPEAYTEHPNWPANYGAWYVSQILEALTSNPEVWSKTAFLLTYDENDGFFDHSVPPTVPPSDALGKSTIDTVNEIFEGDSEYPAGPYGMGARVPMIVISPWSKGGYVSSELFDHTSIIRFIEKRFGPHNPELVEPNITPWRRAVSGDLTSAFNFKSPNAAKVPLPSTTAYVPPDNNRHPDYVPVPPTEQALPIQEPGTRPARAVPYELHVRGEADFNAGTFKIHFSNAGKAVVYQVRSGSSSESAPRTYTVGSGAELSDTWNIKGNGQTTYDLSVYGPNGFLRAYRGSVSGTDKANIEIGNVYDKQQNRIIFFAVNRGTETRKLRLTDSYTGDVVTGDFKAGETVEKSWSLNHSHGWYDFTIEDESDASFRYQLAGHVETGEDSMTDPAIAATK; from the coding sequence ATGCCTACTGACCGTCGTACATTCCTTCAGTTGTTGACCACGGGCGCAATGAGTGCAGCATTTCCGGCAAGCATCGCCAAAGCACTTTCAATCCCAGCGAATAATCGAACCGGAACGATCGAAGACGTCGAGCATATCGTCATCCTGATGCAGGAGAATCGTGCATTTGACCACTACTTCGGCACGCTTCGCGGCGTTCGCGGCTACGGTGATCCACGCGCTGTAAATCTTCCCTCCGGCGATCCAGTCTGGTACCAGCCCAACCCCTCAGGCGGTTACACGCTGCCCTTTCATCCGGGAGCTCCCGACCTCGGACTCCAGTTCATTCAGGATCTGGCCCATGACTGGACCACAACGCACGGCGCCTGGAATGAGGGCAATCATGACCAGTGGGTTCCGCAAAAGGGAACAACCACTATGGCTCATCTCAATCGAAGCGACATCCCATTCCACTATGCCCTCGCCGATGCTTTCACCATCTGCGACGCGTATCACTGCTCGCTCCTCGGCCCCACCGATCCCAATCGTTATTACATGTGGACAGGCTGGGTGGGCAACGACGGCAAGAATGGCGGTCCCGTCATCGACAATGCCGAGGCAGGCTACGACTGGTCAACCTACCCAGAACGTCTGGTGAAGGCCGGCGTTTCATGGAAGATCTATCAGGACCAGGGAGAAGGTCTGAATGCCGCCAACTCCTGGGGCTGGACCGGCGACAACGCCTACATTGGAAACTACGGCGACAACTCGCTGCTTTACTTCCACCAATACCAGAACTCCCAGCCCGGCAGCCCTCTGTATCAGGCCGCTCTCACAGGTACCGATATCCTGACCGGCGGCACACTCTTTGATGAATTCCGCAAAGACGTTGCCACCAACAAGCTCCCTAAGGTTTCCTACATCGTTGCTCCCGAAGCCTATACCGAGCACCCGAACTGGCCTGCAAACTACGGCGCGTGGTATGTATCGCAAATCCTCGAAGCGCTGACTTCGAATCCTGAAGTCTGGAGTAAGACCGCGTTTCTGCTCACCTACGACGAGAACGATGGTTTCTTCGATCACTCTGTTCCCCCCACCGTTCCCCCATCCGACGCGCTCGGTAAGTCCACCATCGACACCGTGAACGAAATCTTCGAGGGTGATTCCGAATATCCAGCCGGCCCTTACGGCATGGGAGCTCGCGTGCCCATGATCGTCATCTCCCCCTGGAGCAAAGGCGGCTACGTCAGCTCCGAACTTTTCGATCACACCTCGATCATTCGCTTCATCGAAAAGCGCTTTGGCCCTCATAATCCGGAGTTGGTTGAGCCAAATATCACCCCCTGGCGCCGTGCTGTTTCCGGCGATCTCACCTCTGCCTTCAACTTCAAATCACCGAACGCCGCCAAGGTTCCGCTGCCGAGCACTACCGCTTACGTCCCACCCGACAATAACCGTCACCCCGACTACGTGCCGGTACCTCCAACAGAACAGGCACTCCCAATACAGGAGCCAGGAACGAGGCCAGCTCGCGCCGTTCCTTACGAACTGCACGTTCGCGGCGAAGCCGACTTCAATGCAGGCACCTTCAAAATTCACTTCAGCAATGCCGGTAAAGCCGTTGTGTACCAGGTGCGATCAGGCAGCAGTTCCGAAAGTGCACCCCGAACCTATACCGTTGGCAGCGGAGCCGAACTCTCCGACACCTGGAACATCAAAGGCAACGGACAAACAACCTATGACCTCTCCGTCTACGGTCCGAACGGTTTCCTGCGCGCATATCGAGGCAGTGTTTCCGGAACAGACAAAGCCAACATTGAGATCGGGAATGTGTACGACAAGCAACAGAATCGAATCATCTTCTTTGCCGTCAATCGAGGCACAGAAACACGCAAGCTCCGCCTCACCGATTCCTATACGGGAGACGTTGTGACGGGCGACTTCAAAGCGGGCGAAACCGTCGAAAAGAGCTGGTCCCTGAACCATTCTCATGGCTGGTACGACTTCACCATCGAAGACGAATCGGACGCCAGCTTCCGCTATCAATTGGCAGGCCATGTCGAAACAGGCGAGGACAGCATGACCGATCCCGCCATCGCAGCAACGAAATAA
- a CDS encoding DUF5715 family protein, translated as MPPPLRGSHESLVHQNAMAEADGLERILDDADLNDRILHGSLVPVPTSSMLRVNTDLPENRRYCRPWTAKFLRDLSQAHAAHFVGGSLEVTSAVRTVEYQRRLRMINGNAAAADGDIASPHLTGGTIDIAKQGMTAREIGWFRAWLIPLEQAGKIDVEEEFRQSCFHISVYKSYTEKAAHNNLETPLASASMLATRGR; from the coding sequence ATGCCTCCTCCATTGCGTGGTTCGCACGAATCCCTGGTGCATCAGAATGCAATGGCCGAAGCCGATGGTCTGGAGCGCATTCTGGACGATGCCGATCTGAACGATCGCATCCTGCATGGATCTCTCGTTCCAGTTCCCACCTCATCTATGCTGCGCGTCAACACCGATCTGCCGGAAAATCGCCGCTACTGCCGCCCCTGGACAGCGAAGTTCCTCAGGGATCTGTCGCAAGCGCATGCAGCGCATTTTGTTGGAGGCTCCCTTGAAGTAACCTCCGCTGTGCGCACCGTCGAATATCAACGCAGGTTGCGCATGATCAATGGCAATGCCGCCGCCGCCGATGGAGACATCGCATCGCCCCATCTCACCGGCGGTACCATCGATATCGCCAAGCAGGGGATGACCGCGCGCGAGATCGGCTGGTTCCGCGCCTGGCTGATTCCGCTGGAGCAGGCCGGTAAGATCGATGTCGAAGAGGAGTTTCGCCAGTCCTGTTTCCACATCTCCGTATACAAGAGCTATACCGAAAAAGCCGCGCACAATAATCTGGAGACTCCACTCGCCTCTGCCTCCATGCTGGCGACACGCGGACGCTGA
- a CDS encoding YIP1 family protein, whose translation MSDLQYPVVPEAPALTQVQRVVYTFTAPSKTFKDIKRSTSWWLPFLLSVIFSYALFASIGAKVGWTQVTENAIRMSPKQAEQMDKLTPEQRATQIAIATKFTEGIFAAVPVFSILATAVIAAVFFATINFGFGGKATFWQAFAVTWYAGLPALIKVILGIAALFAGAAPESFNSRNFSGTNIGYYLSPDTSKPILALATSFDVVTIWTLVLYSIGFSIIAGTKRSAGYITVFAWWILMVLIGAGWAAAFG comes from the coding sequence ATGAGCGATCTCCAATATCCTGTTGTTCCTGAAGCTCCGGCACTCACCCAGGTCCAACGTGTTGTTTACACCTTCACCGCCCCATCAAAGACCTTCAAAGATATCAAGAGGAGTACGAGCTGGTGGCTGCCGTTTTTGTTGTCGGTCATCTTCAGCTACGCGCTTTTTGCTTCGATCGGCGCCAAGGTAGGTTGGACTCAGGTCACGGAAAATGCCATCCGGATGAGCCCCAAACAAGCTGAGCAGATGGATAAGCTCACGCCCGAGCAGCGCGCAACGCAGATAGCGATTGCAACCAAATTCACAGAAGGGATTTTCGCGGCTGTCCCTGTTTTTTCCATCCTGGCAACCGCGGTCATTGCCGCTGTCTTTTTTGCGACAATCAATTTCGGCTTCGGTGGAAAAGCCACCTTCTGGCAAGCCTTTGCGGTTACCTGGTATGCAGGTCTTCCCGCCCTCATCAAAGTAATTCTTGGAATAGCCGCACTCTTTGCGGGGGCTGCACCCGAGAGTTTCAACTCACGCAACTTTTCCGGCACGAATATCGGCTACTACCTGTCGCCTGATACGTCAAAGCCGATATTAGCGCTCGCCACATCCTTTGATGTTGTGACCATTTGGACATTGGTGCTGTATTCCATTGGGTTTTCTATCATTGCAGGAACCAAGCGCAGTGCCGGTTATATAACTGTTTTCGCCTGGTGGATTTTGATGGTTCTAATCGGCGCGGGTTGGGCCGCTGCCTTCGGATGA
- the fabF gene encoding beta-ketoacyl-ACP synthase II codes for MTRRVVITGIGLICGVGNTTPHVWSQLLAGVSGVGPIQAFDATGFPVTFAAEVRNFDPLQFIDKKESRKMGRFTHLAIAATQEALEQSGLKITPEIEERVGVFIGSGIGGFEIIEREHNNLLAGGPRKISPFFIPAAIVNMAAGQVSIRYGAKGPISATATACATSAHSIGDSFRMIQHGEADVMLAGGTEAAVTSLTVGGFAAMRALSTRNDNPQAASRPFDKDRDGFVLGEGAGMLVLEELEFAKARGAKILGEIIGYGMSADAYHMTSLAPDGAGAQRSMRAALRDSGVAIEDVDYLNAHATSTPAGDGNESRAIELVFGEHATSKKLKVSSTKSMTGHLLGAAGGLEAGITAMVLMNQKIPPTTNLDNVAEDCILDYVANKAIDAKVDIALSNSFGFGGINASLVMRRWTE; via the coding sequence GTGACACGCCGCGTCGTCATTACGGGCATCGGACTGATCTGTGGGGTAGGTAATACCACCCCCCACGTCTGGAGCCAGCTTCTGGCTGGGGTCAGTGGAGTTGGGCCTATCCAGGCCTTTGACGCCACGGGCTTCCCTGTCACTTTTGCCGCAGAGGTCAGGAACTTCGATCCGCTGCAGTTCATTGACAAGAAGGAATCGCGCAAGATGGGCCGCTTCACTCATCTGGCGATTGCGGCCACGCAAGAGGCGCTAGAGCAGTCAGGGCTGAAGATCACTCCGGAGATTGAAGAACGAGTGGGTGTTTTCATCGGCTCGGGTATTGGCGGCTTTGAGATTATTGAGCGCGAGCACAATAATCTGCTGGCTGGCGGACCGCGCAAGATCTCTCCGTTCTTTATTCCTGCGGCCATTGTGAATATGGCGGCGGGCCAGGTGAGCATTCGTTACGGAGCCAAGGGACCAATCTCGGCGACGGCAACGGCATGCGCCACTTCTGCGCATTCTATTGGCGATTCTTTCCGCATGATTCAGCATGGCGAAGCCGATGTGATGCTTGCGGGCGGAACAGAGGCTGCGGTAACGAGCCTGACGGTTGGCGGTTTTGCGGCGATGCGTGCGCTTTCAACACGCAACGATAACCCGCAGGCGGCCAGCAGACCATTCGATAAAGACCGGGATGGCTTTGTACTGGGCGAAGGCGCTGGAATGCTGGTCCTGGAAGAGCTGGAGTTTGCCAAGGCTCGCGGCGCGAAGATCCTGGGCGAAATTATCGGTTACGGCATGAGCGCGGATGCGTATCACATGACCAGCCTTGCTCCGGATGGCGCTGGGGCACAGCGCAGTATGCGCGCGGCTTTGCGTGATTCAGGAGTTGCGATTGAGGATGTGGATTATCTGAATGCGCATGCGACTTCGACTCCGGCTGGCGATGGGAATGAATCGCGTGCTATCGAGCTGGTCTTTGGCGAGCACGCTACGAGCAAGAAGCTGAAGGTGAGCAGCACGAAGTCAATGACCGGACACCTGCTGGGCGCGGCGGGTGGTTTGGAAGCCGGTATCACCGCCATGGTGTTGATGAACCAGAAGATTCCACCGACGACGAATCTTGATAACGTCGCGGAGGATTGCATTCTGGATTATGTGGCAAACAAGGCGATTGATGCGAAGGTGGATATTGCGCTTTCGAATTCCTTCGGGTTTGGCGGCATCAATGCTTCGCTGGTCATGCGGCGTTGGACGGAATAA
- the acpP gene encoding acyl carrier protein encodes MAVEEKVKQIIVEQLQVDEAEVTPNASFQEDLGADSLDVVELVMQFEEAFDIEIPDEDAEKIKTVKDAIDYIDKNAKAGK; translated from the coding sequence ATGGCAGTGGAAGAGAAAGTTAAGCAGATTATCGTCGAGCAGCTTCAGGTCGACGAGGCTGAGGTTACCCCCAACGCCAGCTTCCAGGAAGACCTCGGCGCCGACTCGCTTGACGTAGTTGAGTTGGTCATGCAGTTTGAGGAAGCATTTGACATCGAGATCCCCGACGAAGACGCGGAAAAGATCAAGACCGTCAAGGACGCAATCGATTACATCGACAAGAACGCGAAGGCAGGCAAGTAA
- the rmuC gene encoding DNA recombination protein RmuC, with the protein MGTSVALLVGVLLGVVLGLIAGIFFSTGKTETQKLLRTQSEQTLRDQLAAAQRESDRWRNEAESLASLKGQLATETTLAAERLRQAEALRTEVDTLRQQWNASTETDRSRSAQISHLETTLQKERESAHEKLKLLTDAKAELTNQFEALAGKILDEKSTKFTEQNKLNLDQLLGPLRLQINDFRGKVEEAQKDSLAGRVELRSKLESLEKLNQQLTAEAHNLTTALRGSSKAQGDWGEFILRDLLEKAGLREGEQYSFQESFSGAVDEDGARGKAARTDVILNLPGGRHLVVDSKVSLNAYTDYCNAAADELRKSALRQHLVSVRAHLDGLSKRNYHKLAGLESPDFVVMFIPVEPAFLLAMQEAGDLWREAYERNVLLVGPTTLLFVIRIVDNLWQQEQQARSVADIVDRGTKLYEKFVNFVSDLTKIGDSLRAADASYQSAMSKLGSGSGNLIRQTEMLKKAGIRTSKQLPPKLLETAGLDAEEQAELTLAASGEATPEAS; encoded by the coding sequence GTGGGAACATCCGTAGCACTGCTGGTAGGAGTTCTGCTGGGCGTTGTTTTGGGCTTGATTGCAGGCATTTTTTTCTCGACAGGCAAGACCGAAACTCAGAAATTACTCCGTACTCAAAGCGAGCAGACCCTTCGCGACCAACTGGCCGCAGCGCAGCGCGAGTCCGATCGCTGGCGCAATGAGGCCGAATCGCTCGCCTCCCTCAAAGGGCAACTGGCCACAGAGACCACACTCGCTGCCGAGCGGCTCCGCCAGGCAGAGGCCTTGCGTACGGAGGTAGACACGCTTCGTCAGCAATGGAACGCCAGCACTGAAACAGATCGCAGCCGATCCGCGCAGATCAGCCACCTTGAGACCACGCTTCAAAAAGAGCGGGAGAGCGCGCATGAAAAGCTCAAGCTGCTCACCGATGCCAAGGCGGAGCTGACCAATCAGTTCGAGGCGCTCGCGGGCAAAATCCTGGACGAAAAATCCACCAAATTTACAGAGCAGAACAAGCTCAATCTCGACCAGCTACTAGGACCACTGCGCCTGCAGATCAACGACTTCCGCGGCAAAGTCGAAGAGGCACAAAAAGATTCGCTGGCCGGGCGCGTGGAACTGCGCAGCAAGCTCGAATCTCTCGAAAAGCTCAACCAGCAGCTCACCGCCGAGGCGCATAATCTCACCACCGCACTGCGCGGCTCATCCAAGGCCCAGGGCGATTGGGGCGAATTCATCCTGCGCGATCTGCTCGAAAAAGCAGGCCTGCGCGAAGGCGAGCAGTACAGCTTCCAGGAGAGTTTCAGCGGAGCAGTCGATGAAGATGGCGCTCGCGGTAAAGCTGCCCGTACCGACGTAATCCTCAATCTGCCCGGCGGCCGGCACCTCGTCGTCGACTCCAAAGTCTCGCTCAATGCCTATACCGACTATTGCAACGCCGCCGCCGATGAACTCCGCAAGTCCGCACTAAGGCAACATCTGGTCAGCGTTCGCGCCCATCTCGATGGCCTTTCCAAGCGCAACTATCACAAGCTGGCCGGTCTCGAATCACCCGATTTCGTCGTGATGTTCATCCCCGTCGAACCGGCCTTTTTGCTCGCCATGCAGGAAGCAGGCGACCTCTGGCGCGAAGCCTACGAGCGCAACGTTCTGCTCGTAGGGCCGACCACCCTGCTCTTCGTCATCCGCATCGTAGACAACCTCTGGCAGCAGGAGCAGCAAGCCCGCAGCGTCGCCGACATCGTCGATCGCGGCACAAAGCTCTATGAGAAATTCGTGAACTTCGTCAGCGATTTAACCAAAATCGGAGACAGCCTCCGAGCCGCTGACGCCAGCTACCAGAGCGCCATGAGCAAACTCGGCTCCGGCTCCGGCAATCTCATCCGCCAGACAGAGATGCTGAAGAAGGCAGGCATCCGCACCAGCAAGCAGCTACCGCCCAAGCTCCTCGAAACCGCAGGCCTGGACGCAGAAGAACAAGCCGAGCTGACCTTGGCCGCAAGTGGCGAAGCAACCCCGGAAGCAAGCTGA
- a CDS encoding HIT family protein: MDQLWTPWRYRYVTNAETAIRPGVPPSLGSWPGDLGCVFCNLLGSVDYAIAHGMARDEAESAAGLVLRGTDCFICLNAFPYTSGHVMVIPHVHEASLAALPTETAHELMDLAQKTERMLRKLYNPHGINFGMNLGEAAGAGVAGHLHLHALPRWVGDTNFMTTVAETRVLPEGLDITWKRMRTAFAELKD, translated from the coding sequence ATGGATCAGCTCTGGACTCCCTGGCGCTATCGTTATGTCACTAATGCAGAGACGGCAATCCGTCCTGGCGTTCCTCCGAGTCTTGGCAGTTGGCCGGGCGATCTGGGCTGTGTTTTCTGCAACTTGCTGGGCTCGGTGGATTACGCGATCGCCCACGGAATGGCGCGTGATGAGGCAGAATCCGCGGCGGGCCTGGTGCTGCGCGGGACCGACTGCTTTATCTGCTTGAATGCGTTTCCCTATACTTCGGGGCATGTGATGGTGATTCCGCATGTGCATGAGGCGAGCCTGGCCGCTCTGCCCACGGAGACGGCCCATGAACTGATGGACCTTGCGCAGAAGACGGAGCGGATGTTGCGGAAGCTCTACAATCCGCATGGCATAAATTTTGGGATGAACCTGGGCGAGGCAGCCGGGGCGGGAGTTGCAGGACATCTGCACCTGCATGCGCTGCCGCGCTGGGTGGGCGATACCAATTTCATGACTACGGTGGCGGAGACGCGGGTTTTGCCGGAGGGGTTGGACATCACGTGGAAGCGGATGCGGACAGCGTTTGCAGAGCTGAAAGATTAA
- a CDS encoding 30S ribosomal protein S1, producing the protein MTGNLGLPVAGPGIPELAVMADVLNLETESTPLSTQLETPELESAAELVESSHESTSNPVVAELPETVDVPTADADLGIVTADAHIVAAPEPEVVAAPVEEPVAVLEPATEVAVAAAVAEPVVEAPVAETAPVVAAPAPVVSTPKVAESKAITPVVANVASVHDHDFDGGEDFSAQLEAFEREQAAEAAAVEAYGDSVVTGTIIKLTDKHAVIDVGLKSEGLLPIEQVLDHAGEPKFKAGDQIEVVIEREEPEGGYLVSYDKAQRLRVWDVIEKAANDKTPMIGTVVSRVKGGLTVDIGLKAFLPGSQLEVRPVRNLDGYLGTQIEVRVIKLNKKRGNVVVSRKEILEEEQNAKRSTTLEHLEEGAILTGTVKNLTDYGAFVDLGGIDGLLHITDMSWGRLTHPRDLVNVGDEIQVKVLKFDKDKQRVSLGFKQLTPDPWLDAVERYPIGAHVHGRILSVTDYGAFVELEQGIEGLVHVSEMTWSKRMKHPSKLVKPGDEVETVVISVNPSDRRISLGMKQLLENPWENLTERYPTGQIVEGRVRNLTDFGAFIEIEDGIDGLVHVSNLSWTKRVKHPSEVLKKGEKVKAVVLGVEPENRRLSLGVKQLQPDVWETFFTQHRVGDVVHGKVLRTAQFGAFVEVAEGVEGLCHVSEAVDAHGQPLTLEQGQEHEFKIIKMNVEEKKVGLSIRAVGEEASRSEVESYKAPSSSSSSSSTTTLGDLVNWSKFQR; encoded by the coding sequence ATGACAGGAAATTTAGGTCTACCTGTCGCGGGACCCGGAATCCCGGAGCTGGCAGTCATGGCAGACGTCCTCAATCTTGAAACCGAGAGCACACCCCTGAGCACCCAACTGGAAACCCCTGAACTTGAGTCCGCGGCCGAGCTTGTAGAGTCGTCGCACGAATCCACGTCTAACCCCGTTGTCGCTGAATTGCCTGAAACCGTGGATGTTCCCACGGCAGATGCAGATCTTGGCATAGTTACAGCTGATGCGCACATTGTAGCGGCACCGGAACCCGAAGTAGTTGCAGCACCGGTCGAAGAGCCCGTTGCTGTTCTCGAACCGGCCACCGAAGTCGCAGTCGCAGCAGCCGTCGCTGAGCCGGTAGTTGAAGCGCCAGTTGCTGAAACTGCACCCGTTGTCGCTGCTCCGGCGCCCGTTGTTTCGACGCCCAAGGTTGCCGAATCCAAGGCAATCACGCCCGTCGTAGCCAACGTTGCCTCAGTTCACGATCATGATTTCGATGGTGGCGAAGACTTCTCCGCCCAACTCGAAGCCTTTGAGCGCGAGCAGGCTGCAGAGGCCGCTGCGGTTGAAGCCTATGGCGACAGTGTTGTCACCGGCACAATCATCAAGCTGACAGACAAGCACGCGGTTATCGACGTAGGTCTCAAGTCCGAAGGTCTGCTCCCCATCGAGCAGGTTCTGGATCATGCTGGCGAACCAAAGTTCAAAGCCGGCGACCAGATCGAAGTAGTCATCGAGCGCGAAGAGCCCGAGGGCGGTTACCTCGTCTCTTACGACAAGGCACAGCGCCTCCGTGTCTGGGACGTGATCGAAAAGGCAGCCAACGACAAGACCCCGATGATCGGCACCGTAGTCAGCCGCGTCAAAGGCGGCCTGACCGTCGATATCGGCCTCAAGGCCTTCCTGCCCGGTTCGCAGCTTGAAGTTCGCCCTGTCCGCAACCTGGACGGTTACCTCGGCACGCAGATCGAAGTTCGCGTCATCAAGCTAAACAAGAAGCGTGGCAACGTCGTTGTCAGCCGCAAGGAAATTCTCGAAGAAGAGCAGAACGCCAAGCGTTCTACCACTCTCGAGCACCTGGAAGAGGGCGCGATCCTGACCGGAACGGTGAAGAACCTGACCGATTACGGCGCGTTCGTCGACCTCGGCGGCATCGACGGCCTGCTGCACATCACCGACATGAGCTGGGGACGTCTCACCCATCCCCGCGATCTCGTCAACGTCGGCGATGAAATTCAGGTCAAGGTGCTCAAGTTCGACAAGGATAAGCAGCGCGTATCCCTCGGCTTCAAGCAGCTTACGCCTGACCCATGGCTCGACGCCGTAGAGCGTTACCCCATCGGAGCCCACGTTCACGGCCGCATTCTTTCGGTCACCGACTACGGCGCGTTCGTCGAGCTGGAGCAGGGAATCGAAGGTCTGGTTCACGTCTCCGAGATGACCTGGTCCAAGCGGATGAAGCATCCGTCCAAGCTGGTCAAGCCAGGCGATGAAGTGGAGACGGTTGTCATCTCCGTCAATCCTTCTGACCGTCGCATCTCGCTGGGCATGAAGCAGCTCCTCGAAAATCCCTGGGAAAACCTCACCGAGCGTTATCCCACCGGACAGATCGTTGAGGGCCGCGTTCGCAACCTCACCGACTTCGGTGCCTTCATTGAAATCGAAGACGGCATCGACGGCCTGGTACACGTCTCGAACCTGAGCTGGACCAAGCGCGTCAAGCATCCCTCGGAAGTGCTGAAGAAGGGCGAAAAGGTCAAGGCTGTCGTTCTCGGCGTTGAACCTGAAAACCGTCGCCTCTCTCTCGGCGTGAAGCAGCTCCAACCCGATGTCTGGGAGACGTTCTTCACCCAGCACCGCGTCGGCGATGTGGTTCACGGCAAGGTACTGCGGACGGCTCAGTTCGGAGCATTCGTTGAAGTTGCTGAAGGAGTCGAAGGCCTATGCCACGTCTCTGAAGCAGTCGATGCGCATGGTCAGCCGCTGACGCTCGAGCAGGGCCAGGAGCACGAGTTCAAGATCATCAAGATGAATGTGGAAGAGAAGAAGGTCGGCCTCAGCATCCGCGCCGTTGGCGAAGAAGCAAGCCGTTCCGAAGTCGAGTCCTACAAGGCTCCGTCTTCGTCCTCCTCCTCCAGCTCCACCACCACTCTTGGCGACCTAGTCAACTGGTCCAAATTCCAGCGCTAA
- a CDS encoding PadR family transcriptional regulator, producing the protein MLKGTLDMMILRTLVTGDAHGHTIAKVIEHTSEDVLEVEQGSLYPALHRLEDRGWLSSYWGLSENNRKAKFYRLTETGRKQLIHETNRWRQMARAIGLVMGEYVMGEKTLAGENDL; encoded by the coding sequence ATGCTGAAAGGCACCCTGGACATGATGATCCTGCGCACCCTCGTCACCGGAGACGCCCACGGACACACCATCGCTAAAGTAATAGAGCACACCTCCGAAGATGTTCTTGAAGTAGAGCAGGGCTCGCTCTATCCCGCTCTCCACCGGCTCGAAGATCGCGGCTGGCTATCGTCCTACTGGGGCCTGAGCGAAAACAACCGCAAAGCCAAGTTTTACCGCCTGACCGAAACCGGTCGCAAACAGTTGATTCATGAGACAAACCGCTGGCGCCAGATGGCCCGCGCGATCGGGCTGGTCATGGGCGAATACGTCATGGGCGAGAAGACACTCGCCGGGGAGAATGACCTATGA